From Saprospiraceae bacterium, one genomic window encodes:
- a CDS encoding TonB-dependent receptor, with translation MNCLKYPGFFSIVFFFFVCSSFISAQSGVLIGKVIDSETQLPLTGAIVRLEESELGIVADLDGNFKLTSIPPKSYNITVSMLGYKPETKFNVVITAGNSSQLNFELQPDSKALSEVVVSVNKSTRVAKVETPLSIQNLSAEEIKSNPGGNFDISRVVQALPGVGGTSGNGSFRNDLVIRGGGPNENVYYLDGVEIPVLNHFSTQGAAGGPTGMLNVSFIEDATLSSSAFHARYDNPLSAVLQFKQRDGNKDRFQGNFRLSGTEAALTAEGPLSSKTSFLASARRSYLDLFFSLIDLPIRPNYWDFQYKLTHRIDAKTTITAIGLGAIDEFTFALPKNATPENLYVLSSNPIINQWNYTQGFTLKRIRNKGYWNLTFSRNMFNNRLDRFQDNFDGKQNDESKRSLKIIGQEIENKLRFEQILVIGPWKYSFGANGQYVKYNNDVFTRARPEIRDSLGNIIQPAISFDFLTAIDFFKYGIFGQINRRLLNERLSLSFGIRSDANSISNVGAKNLVNTLSPRLSASYALNNDWTINASAGRYYKLLPYTSLGFRNETGNLVNSDLPYIRSEHLVMGLEFVPRSNLRFTLEGFYKWYSDYPVSAIDGISLANLGGDFGIIGNESILSVGSGNTFGFEFFAQQKLARNLFYTVSYTFFHSRFAGVDGQLLRSAWDTRHLLSLLAGYKFKYNWELGIKYRYQGGTPYTPFDLERSRVNYQVDGRGTLDFTRLNGNQLPAFSQMDLRIDKKWNFKKITFDLFIDVQNLLVTNNPGFPSYTFKRTVDNTNFETTDGMPIKQDGSNAIPIILTESDPTVVPTIGFILEF, from the coding sequence ATGAATTGTTTAAAGTACCCAGGTTTCTTTTCCATTGTTTTTTTCTTTTTTGTTTGTTCTTCATTCATTTCAGCACAAAGCGGGGTGTTGATTGGTAAAGTGATCGACTCTGAGACTCAATTGCCTTTGACGGGTGCCATTGTGCGCCTGGAAGAAAGCGAGTTGGGTATTGTTGCAGACCTGGATGGAAATTTCAAATTAACTTCCATCCCTCCGAAATCCTACAATATAACTGTCTCAATGCTTGGGTACAAGCCGGAAACTAAATTCAATGTGGTGATTACAGCCGGCAACAGCTCCCAACTTAATTTTGAATTGCAACCTGATTCAAAGGCTCTTTCAGAGGTTGTAGTATCGGTAAATAAAAGCACAAGAGTGGCCAAGGTGGAAACTCCTTTGTCTATTCAAAACCTTTCAGCAGAAGAAATCAAGAGCAATCCTGGTGGAAATTTCGATATTTCGCGGGTGGTTCAGGCTTTACCTGGAGTAGGTGGAACATCTGGAAATGGTAGTTTTAGAAATGATCTGGTCATCAGAGGAGGTGGACCGAATGAAAATGTTTATTACCTGGACGGAGTCGAAATTCCAGTCCTCAACCATTTTTCCACCCAGGGAGCTGCAGGTGGGCCCACCGGAATGTTAAATGTTTCCTTTATTGAAGATGCCACCTTATCCAGTTCGGCTTTTCACGCCCGATACGACAATCCACTTTCAGCTGTTTTGCAATTTAAACAGAGAGACGGCAATAAAGATCGCTTTCAGGGCAATTTTAGATTGAGTGGTACGGAAGCTGCTCTGACGGCAGAAGGGCCTCTAAGCAGTAAAACAAGTTTTTTGGCATCCGCCAGAAGGTCTTACCTCGATTTGTTTTTCTCATTGATCGATCTTCCCATCAGACCCAACTATTGGGATTTTCAGTACAAACTGACTCATCGGATCGATGCAAAAACCACCATCACCGCCATCGGACTCGGGGCCATTGATGAATTTACTTTTGCCTTACCGAAGAATGCCACTCCCGAAAATCTTTATGTACTCAGCAGCAATCCGATCATTAACCAATGGAACTATACCCAAGGATTTACCCTGAAAAGAATTAGAAACAAGGGCTATTGGAATTTGACCTTTAGCAGAAATATGTTTAACAACCGCCTGGACCGGTTTCAGGATAATTTTGACGGGAAGCAAAACGACGAATCGAAACGCAGTTTGAAAATCATTGGTCAGGAGATTGAGAACAAATTGAGGTTTGAACAAATTTTGGTCATTGGACCCTGGAAATATTCTTTTGGAGCCAATGGACAATATGTCAAATACAACAATGATGTTTTTACCAGGGCAAGACCTGAGATCAGAGATAGTTTGGGTAACATCATTCAACCCGCCATTTCTTTTGATTTTCTGACCGCGATAGACTTTTTTAAATATGGAATTTTCGGACAGATCAACCGCAGACTTCTAAACGAAAGACTTTCTCTTTCCTTTGGAATCAGATCGGACGCGAATTCAATTTCCAATGTGGGTGCCAAAAATTTAGTCAACACCCTAAGTCCAAGATTAAGTGCTTCCTATGCTCTGAATAATGATTGGACAATCAACGCCAGCGCAGGAAGATACTACAAATTATTGCCCTATACAAGCCTTGGCTTTAGAAATGAGACTGGCAATTTGGTCAATTCTGATTTGCCCTACATCAGGTCAGAACATCTGGTAATGGGTTTGGAATTCGTGCCTAGGTCTAATCTGAGATTTACACTGGAAGGATTTTACAAATGGTATTCAGATTATCCGGTAAGTGCCATAGACGGAATTTCTCTGGCCAATCTTGGAGGTGATTTTGGAATCATCGGTAACGAATCAATCCTGTCGGTTGGTAGTGGAAACACATTTGGATTTGAATTTTTTGCACAACAAAAACTGGCCAGAAATTTATTCTATACTGTTTCCTATACCTTTTTTCATTCGAGATTTGCCGGAGTAGATGGTCAGTTGCTCCGATCCGCCTGGGACACCAGACATCTCCTGTCTTTATTGGCAGGATATAAATTTAAATACAATTGGGAACTCGGAATCAAGTACCGTTACCAGGGAGGAACTCCTTATACACCCTTTGATCTTGAAAGGAGCAGGGTCAATTACCAGGTGGATGGAAGAGGGACATTGGATTTCACCAGATTAAACGGAAACCAGCTCCCGGCCTTTTCTCAAATGGATCTTAGGATTGATAAAAAATGGAATTTTAAAAAAATAACATTTGATCTTTTCATAGACGTTCAGAATCTCCTCGTGACCAACAATCCCGGATTTCCATCTTATACTTTTAAAAGAACAGTCGACAATACTAATTTTGAGACAACGGATGGAATGCCGATTAAACAAGACGGATCCAATGCCATTCCTATTATATTGACAGAAAGCGATCCGACGGTTGTGCCAACCATTGGGTTCATTTTGGAGTTTTGA
- the pyrF gene encoding orotidine-5'-phosphate decarboxylase, translated as MKKDQDYLAGLIRQKKSFLCVGLDPDLSKMPDSYTTNAAPLFEFCKDVIESTKHTAIAYKINIAFFEAFGPDGWKQLEDLRAILPEESLVIADAKRADIGNTSEKYAQYFFERLNADALTLHPYMGIDSLDPFLAYPDKWSVVLALTSNPGAADFELQKMADDSYLFELVLRKFGNSTYSDRVMFVVGATHSTYLERVRKNVPDAFLLIPGVGEQGGNLQQTILTGRNQKEGLIINVGRKIMYPKGKDTKPQDIQFAAEEFHRQMKEFF; from the coding sequence ATGAAAAAAGATCAAGATTATCTCGCTGGGTTAATAAGACAAAAGAAGAGTTTTCTTTGCGTTGGCCTGGATCCTGATTTGTCGAAAATGCCTGATAGTTACACCACCAACGCAGCTCCTCTTTTCGAATTTTGTAAAGATGTTATTGAATCGACCAAACACACAGCCATTGCCTATAAGATCAACATTGCTTTTTTTGAAGCTTTTGGTCCTGATGGTTGGAAGCAATTGGAAGATCTTAGAGCGATCTTACCGGAAGAGTCTCTTGTGATTGCTGACGCCAAAAGAGCAGACATTGGAAACACCTCTGAGAAATATGCTCAGTACTTTTTTGAAAGATTAAACGCAGATGCATTGACATTGCATCCTTATATGGGAATAGACTCTTTGGACCCTTTTCTGGCTTATCCCGACAAATGGTCTGTTGTTCTTGCATTGACATCAAACCCCGGAGCTGCAGATTTTGAGCTTCAGAAGATGGCGGATGATTCTTACTTGTTTGAATTGGTTTTAAGAAAATTTGGGAATTCAACATATTCTGACCGTGTGATGTTTGTGGTAGGCGCTACCCATTCAACTTATTTGGAAAGAGTGAGAAAAAATGTTCCAGATGCTTTTCTATTGATTCCAGGCGTTGGGGAACAAGGTGGAAATCTGCAACAAACCATCTTGACTGGACGCAATCAGAAGGAAGGTTTGATTATCAATGTGGGAAGAAAAATTATGTATCCCAAAGGCAAGGACACCAAGCCACAAGATATTCAGTTTGCAGCTGAAGAATTCCATCGACAAATGAAGGAATTTTTTTGA
- a CDS encoding leucine-rich repeat domain-containing protein produces the protein MHYLFLLLTWWGINVGMYSNTINPIQSNRASDSLALVKLYQSTNGLQWLVRWNLAQPIHTWYGVELDANGCVIALRLQGLNLDGTLPVELANLSHLQLLYLYDNKLTGPIPGNIGFLNQLLDLNIEANQLTGEIPPSIKNITGLRYLTLSNNQLTGEFPGSVLSLFFLQDLILAGNQFYGPLPEQLSSMTSLRVLDLSNNQFSGVIPIGLSAITNLRELYLSNNQFRGNISPAFSALTNLQSVWLNNNHFTGMVPDWTNAPLISLRIEENNFSSIPDYSLVRSWGNVPPFGLDIKNNLFSFEDLIPLLNMPRNVYFEFNPQKPIPLDSILYVTAGTNYAIRLNVDGNVPDNNYKWIKDDEDLTITDQNFYQIINASEIDEGYYSGSVRNDRFNNFEIEIGRSRVVVFEAGRCNQPLAGRQCADAPVLCSTRNLHDYCGLLFSGQRDTSRLYYCDSSLSLQNSSHLLFIATHDTIVLEVFPRNCNVVEDSTGRYEGIQMLIQEDCLDQAPLYCQSQCSNQPFTIGGGGFVKGKTYQIIIDGCRGNTCEFLIKVIQGKTDLQLNQNGAINGAKAYCPDGNDHFYTAPIVFGASHYLWFVNDSLYKYSTDTFINLKNLSSGLYRLKMRAANACDTTADLSYDFEVLPKMLADSLSFSKIGNDSAYSVRFYIRSGTPPYKIKSGMGSIDTTSFGYSSPFQNCKSNYFIEIEDSKSCLLTVSGNHDCGCTGLAGDMRLDTLRICEGQNVDVQGIGNQIMGPGDVLVYIIYSNPEQPIGSLIRFAQNGVFPFDPSRYKFDTPYYVSQVITKNNTQGQVNLRHPCLSYSAPQVVYFIPRPILSAGGNKVFCGMDGVLSSTGNIIQNTWRKVSGPGPIRFSHPDSNWTQISVDSMGLFVVELKGRTEFCERTILINVRFQNQLMPEIGGFKFHCTGQSTTLDAGENYSSYLWSTGHTGRMLTVNGPGIYCVSVTDANNCFGSSCVEVESSSAPFVEITGPQSLCQGRDTFISSNADFMSYQWSTGETSKSIRIDTGKQYCLIVQADNGCRDTACIQISNVPSSMRFLSDSACFGFDYPYLGGTYKTPGIHFIKLPVPNRFGCDSIVRLTLNSFPVMFVSDTLIRPDNGTANGSISVVIKGGKEPYRYSWSHGANTSVVNNLSGGNYTLTVRDANNCIQIFSFVVRMNVGSEDLNLLSKIKIFPNPNHSQTGFHFLNTQFHKSLLLQIFHSDGSLLFKNRLNDLHQEQAVWVDWQGPPGIYFVQFNDTQGNRHVIKYAVFN, from the coding sequence ATGCATTATTTGTTTTTGCTACTTACTTGGTGGGGAATAAATGTCGGTATGTATTCAAACACCATCAACCCAATACAATCGAACAGAGCTTCTGACTCATTGGCTTTGGTTAAATTGTATCAAAGCACCAATGGTTTACAATGGCTAGTCCGATGGAATTTGGCTCAGCCCATCCATACCTGGTATGGTGTAGAGCTGGATGCCAACGGATGCGTGATTGCATTGAGACTTCAGGGGCTTAATCTGGATGGAACTTTACCTGTAGAATTGGCCAATCTCAGTCATCTCCAATTGCTCTATCTCTATGACAATAAATTAACCGGCCCAATTCCCGGCAACATCGGTTTTCTAAATCAATTGCTGGACCTCAATATTGAAGCCAATCAACTTACCGGAGAAATCCCCCCATCCATTAAGAACATTACCGGACTGCGTTACCTCACACTATCCAACAATCAATTAACAGGAGAATTTCCAGGTTCAGTTCTTTCACTTTTTTTTCTGCAAGACTTGATTCTTGCTGGTAATCAGTTTTACGGCCCCCTTCCAGAACAACTCTCTTCGATGACGTCTCTACGGGTATTGGATTTGAGCAACAATCAATTTTCTGGGGTAATTCCAATCGGCCTTAGCGCGATCACCAACCTCAGAGAACTATATCTTTCCAACAATCAATTCAGAGGCAACATTTCACCAGCCTTCAGCGCTTTGACCAATTTGCAAAGTGTGTGGTTAAACAACAACCATTTTACCGGCATGGTACCGGATTGGACAAATGCCCCATTGATCAGTTTGAGAATCGAGGAAAACAATTTTAGTTCGATTCCGGATTATAGTTTGGTGCGATCCTGGGGTAATGTGCCCCCGTTTGGACTGGATATCAAAAATAATTTATTTTCATTTGAGGATTTGATCCCACTCCTCAACATGCCAAGAAATGTTTATTTTGAATTTAATCCACAAAAACCCATTCCACTGGATAGTATTTTATATGTTACTGCTGGTACAAATTATGCCATACGACTCAATGTGGATGGAAATGTCCCTGACAACAATTACAAATGGATAAAAGACGACGAAGACCTCACAATTACGGATCAAAATTTTTATCAAATTATCAATGCATCTGAGATCGATGAAGGTTACTATTCTGGTTCAGTTCGGAATGATCGATTCAACAATTTTGAAATTGAAATTGGAAGAAGCCGCGTTGTAGTATTTGAAGCTGGAAGATGCAATCAACCTCTGGCTGGCAGACAATGTGCAGATGCTCCCGTCTTATGCAGCACAAGGAACCTTCATGATTATTGCGGATTGTTGTTTAGCGGCCAGAGAGATACCAGCCGTTTGTATTATTGCGACTCTTCTTTAAGCTTACAAAATTCATCGCACCTCTTATTTATTGCTACCCATGACACCATTGTACTAGAGGTTTTTCCCAGAAATTGCAATGTTGTGGAAGATAGCACAGGAAGATACGAAGGAATACAGATGTTGATTCAAGAAGATTGTCTGGATCAGGCTCCGCTCTATTGTCAAAGCCAATGCAGCAATCAGCCTTTTACCATTGGAGGAGGTGGTTTTGTAAAAGGAAAGACCTATCAAATAATCATAGACGGATGCAGGGGTAATACCTGTGAATTTTTAATCAAAGTCATTCAGGGAAAAACAGATTTGCAACTCAATCAAAATGGAGCAATCAATGGTGCCAAAGCTTATTGTCCGGATGGCAATGATCATTTTTATACGGCGCCCATTGTCTTTGGAGCTAGCCATTATTTATGGTTTGTCAATGATTCCCTTTATAAATACTCAACTGACACTTTCATCAATTTAAAAAATCTAAGCTCTGGGTTATACCGTTTAAAAATGCGCGCAGCAAATGCATGTGATACCACTGCAGATTTGTCTTATGATTTTGAGGTGTTACCAAAAATGTTGGCCGATAGTCTTTCTTTTTCGAAGATAGGAAATGATTCTGCATATTCGGTCCGTTTTTACATACGGAGTGGAACTCCACCATACAAGATTAAATCAGGTATGGGATCGATTGACACTACATCATTTGGCTATTCCAGCCCGTTTCAAAATTGCAAATCCAATTATTTCATCGAAATTGAAGATTCGAAAAGTTGCCTACTTACTGTTTCCGGAAACCATGATTGTGGATGCACAGGGTTGGCTGGGGACATGAGATTGGATACGCTTAGAATCTGTGAGGGTCAAAATGTAGATGTCCAAGGCATTGGAAATCAAATTATGGGTCCTGGCGATGTTTTGGTTTACATCATCTATTCAAATCCCGAACAACCCATCGGAAGCCTGATTCGCTTTGCTCAAAATGGTGTATTTCCCTTTGACCCTTCCAGGTACAAGTTTGATACTCCCTATTATGTATCTCAAGTCATAACAAAAAACAATACACAGGGGCAGGTAAACCTACGACACCCTTGCCTGTCTTATTCCGCACCTCAGGTAGTTTATTTTATACCACGACCCATATTGTCTGCTGGTGGTAATAAAGTTTTTTGCGGCATGGATGGTGTCTTATCATCTACTGGCAACATCATCCAAAATACCTGGCGGAAGGTTTCAGGGCCGGGACCAATTCGTTTTTCACACCCTGACAGCAACTGGACACAGATCAGTGTCGATAGCATGGGTCTGTTTGTCGTAGAATTAAAAGGAAGAACGGAGTTTTGTGAACGCACTATATTGATCAATGTACGGTTTCAAAATCAACTGATGCCTGAAATTGGTGGTTTTAAATTTCATTGTACCGGACAGAGCACCACCCTTGATGCCGGGGAAAATTACAGCAGCTATTTGTGGTCTACCGGTCATACCGGAAGGATGCTGACTGTCAATGGTCCGGGCATCTATTGTGTAAGTGTAACCGATGCAAACAATTGCTTTGGCTCATCCTGTGTCGAAGTGGAATCATCTTCCGCTCCATTTGTAGAGATTACTGGACCCCAAAGTTTGTGCCAGGGCAGAGACACTTTTATTTCCAGCAATGCTGATTTTATGTCTTATCAATGGTCCACTGGTGAAACAAGTAAGAGCATCCGTATTGATACTGGAAAGCAATATTGTTTGATTGTTCAGGCTGATAATGGATGCAGGGATACAGCGTGCATACAAATTTCCAATGTGCCCAGCAGCATGCGATTTTTAAGCGATTCTGCTTGCTTTGGTTTTGATTATCCCTATCTTGGAGGCACTTACAAAACCCCCGGAATCCATTTCATCAAATTACCAGTCCCCAACCGCTTTGGTTGTGACAGCATCGTCCGACTTACTTTAAATTCTTTTCCAGTGATGTTTGTATCCGATACCCTGATAAGGCCTGACAACGGCACAGCCAACGGATCGATTTCAGTGGTAATCAAAGGCGGAAAAGAACCCTATCGGTACAGTTGGTCCCATGGAGCCAACACTTCTGTTGTGAATAATCTCAGCGGAGGAAACTATACCCTTACCGTGCGAGATGCAAATAATTGCATCCAAATTTTTTCCTTCGTGGTAAGAATGAATGTTGGTTCCGAAGATCTGAATCTGCTGAGCAAAATAAAAATATTTCCAAATCCAAATCATTCACAAACCGGATTCCACTTCCTGAATACACAATTCCATAAAAGTCTGCTTCTCCAAATTTTTCATTCAGATGGCAGCTTGTTGTTTAAAAATAGATTAAACGATCTACATCAAGAACAAGCTGTTTGGGTGGATTGGCAAGGTCCGCCGGGTATTTACTTTGTTCAATTCAATGATACACAAGGCAATCGTCATGTGATCAAATATGCAGTGTTTAATTAA
- a CDS encoding PQQ-dependent sugar dehydrogenase, with protein sequence MNKIFSILLILISHFSLAQNAIRLTQVTGNLSLPVYLTHAGDDRIFVIEKQGRIRIIQNGILLPDPYLNIVSKVNSRGNEQGLLGMAFHPDYASNGKFYVNYSAQGAGNTIVAEYLVRPNNPNKADSLSERILINIPQPYGNHNGGCIKFGMDRYLYIGMGDGGSGGDPQNYAQNPKSLLGKMLRIDVDTTVGYKIPPSNPFVGSLSLLPEIWSIGLRNPWRFSFDRLTGDQWIGDVGQGEWEEINFQASNSSGGENYGWRCYEGDATFNLNGCAPRNTYVFPVIAYKGDESVLGCSVTGGYVYRADSCSYLYGKYIYGDYCSGIVWGLDRQSDTSFNNQRMYTHTRFRLSSFGEDHAGNLYLVDIGTGGPNGAIFRISDTCNLSIREIISNPSCDGKSDGKIEITNGGSNLKFLWSNGDSTASIQNLAAGSYSVTVSQGQCMVKKDFLLQNSPAKIACITPILKANACEGDTIMLIACDESELVTYQWYLDSVLVENSNQKNFPATKSGSYTLKTLDQQGCLSESSPEIEITIHPKPAKPEIRIIGDTLRTDPGFITYNWFLDGIFQSSSTDPELILSKRGFYQLSVIDHNNCESPKSDSIFLVPSFLDNPNADFLRIYPNPGTGLFRLDLDARIPKPVVVSVFDQKAGLILSQTNKESLSPVIIDLQQIPDGLYFLEVTSIQTNIRQRIKILKQSY encoded by the coding sequence ATGAATAAAATTTTCTCCATTCTCTTAATTCTGATCAGCCATTTTTCCTTGGCCCAAAATGCCATCCGTTTAACTCAAGTGACGGGCAATCTGAGTTTGCCTGTTTACCTGACCCATGCTGGAGATGATCGGATATTTGTCATAGAAAAACAAGGAAGAATTCGCATTATTCAAAATGGAATTTTGTTACCCGATCCCTATCTGAATATTGTCAGCAAGGTCAACAGCAGAGGAAATGAACAAGGTTTGCTCGGCATGGCATTTCATCCTGACTATGCATCCAATGGTAAGTTTTATGTCAACTACAGCGCTCAGGGAGCGGGAAATACGATTGTAGCAGAGTACCTGGTTAGGCCTAACAATCCAAATAAGGCAGATAGTCTCAGTGAGCGGATCCTTATAAACATTCCGCAACCTTATGGAAATCACAATGGCGGCTGTATTAAATTTGGCATGGATCGATATCTTTATATCGGTATGGGAGATGGTGGAAGTGGTGGCGACCCACAAAATTATGCGCAAAACCCTAAAAGTTTACTGGGTAAAATGCTAAGAATTGATGTGGACACCACGGTTGGTTATAAGATTCCCCCCAGCAACCCTTTTGTTGGATCTCTTTCTTTGCTACCGGAAATCTGGTCCATAGGTCTTAGAAATCCATGGAGGTTTTCCTTTGACCGTTTGACAGGAGATCAATGGATTGGTGATGTTGGACAGGGAGAATGGGAGGAAATCAATTTCCAAGCCTCAAACTCTTCCGGCGGAGAAAACTATGGCTGGAGGTGTTATGAAGGAGACGCTACATTTAATCTCAATGGTTGTGCACCCAGAAACACCTATGTTTTTCCGGTCATCGCCTATAAGGGAGACGAATCTGTACTTGGATGTTCAGTGACTGGTGGCTATGTCTATCGCGCTGACAGTTGCTCCTATCTATATGGGAAATACATCTATGGGGATTATTGCAGCGGCATAGTCTGGGGATTAGACAGGCAAAGTGACACAAGTTTTAACAATCAGCGCATGTACACCCACACACGATTCCGATTGTCTTCTTTTGGCGAAGACCATGCAGGAAATCTGTATCTTGTCGATATCGGAACAGGAGGACCAAATGGAGCAATTTTCAGAATCAGCGACACCTGTAATTTATCGATTCGTGAGATCATCTCAAATCCAAGTTGTGATGGCAAATCAGATGGCAAAATTGAAATCACGAACGGAGGGAGCAACTTGAAATTTCTTTGGAGCAATGGGGACAGCACTGCATCGATTCAAAATCTGGCTGCAGGATCTTATTCTGTGACAGTCAGCCAAGGTCAGTGTATGGTCAAAAAAGATTTTCTGTTGCAAAATAGTCCAGCAAAAATTGCCTGTATCACTCCAATATTAAAGGCCAATGCCTGCGAAGGGGATACCATCATGCTCATCGCATGTGATGAATCTGAACTTGTTACTTATCAATGGTACCTTGATTCCGTGTTGGTAGAAAATTCCAATCAGAAAAACTTTCCCGCCACTAAATCTGGATCCTATACACTCAAGACCCTTGATCAACAAGGATGCTTGTCTGAAAGCTCTCCGGAAATTGAAATCACCATTCACCCAAAACCAGCCAAACCAGAAATCCGGATCATTGGAGACACTTTAAGAACCGATCCTGGATTTATTACATACAATTGGTTTTTAGATGGTATTTTTCAATCAAGCAGTACAGACCCTGAACTGATCTTATCCAAAAGAGGGTTTTATCAATTATCCGTAATCGACCATAACAACTGCGAAAGTCCAAAATCAGACTCTATTTTCCTGGTACCTTCTTTTTTAGACAATCCTAATGCTGACTTTTTAAGAATTTATCCAAACCCGGGCACAGGCTTGTTCCGCTTGGATCTGGATGCCCGAATCCCCAAACCAGTGGTAGTGTCAGTGTTTGATCAAAAAGCTGGATTGATTTTAAGTCAAACAAATAAGGAATCTCTTTCTCCGGTAATCATTGACCTGCAGCAAATTCCAGATGGACTATACTTTCTTGAAGTAACATCTATCCAAACCAACATCCGCCAACGAATTAAAATACTAAAACAGTCTTATTAG
- the murB gene encoding UDP-N-acetylmuramate dehydrogenase — protein MSQTKRAMISLRKFNTFQLDSACPTLLIVHKESELDSFFGCAPHEYYLLGEGSNIVMMPQLSRPVIKMEIKGKEIIHDTGDEVILRIGAGENWHQLVLWTIENGLFGLENLSLIPGSVGAAPVQNIGAYGVELVDSFVRCEGVHLPEGKNLSINRTGARLAYRDSIFKHELKGKVAITHVHLKLSRTAKLKLDYGDLHSHLKAKGIFQPSPKDVSNAVIEIRTSKLPDPTIIGNAGSFFKNPVVSSSHFDSLKISFPNIPAFHLANNQVKIPAAWLIQEAGFKGIRKGNVGTHTQQALVIVNYGNGSAPEIILLADEIRASVQKMFGIELEQEVHIWS, from the coding sequence ATGAGTCAAACCAAACGCGCCATGATCAGTTTGCGAAAATTCAATACATTCCAATTGGATTCTGCTTGTCCGACCTTGCTAATTGTCCATAAAGAATCTGAGTTGGATTCTTTCTTTGGATGTGCTCCCCATGAGTATTATCTTTTGGGAGAAGGCAGCAACATAGTTATGATGCCCCAGCTTTCCAGACCGGTGATCAAAATGGAGATAAAAGGAAAGGAAATTATCCACGACACGGGAGATGAAGTGATTCTTCGGATTGGCGCCGGCGAAAACTGGCACCAACTTGTACTTTGGACCATCGAAAACGGTCTTTTTGGCTTGGAAAACCTGAGCCTGATACCGGGTTCTGTTGGCGCTGCACCCGTTCAAAATATCGGGGCCTATGGGGTCGAACTTGTAGATTCTTTTGTGCGTTGTGAGGGGGTGCATTTACCCGAAGGAAAAAATTTGTCCATCAATAGAACAGGTGCCCGATTGGCTTACAGAGACAGTATCTTTAAGCATGAACTTAAAGGAAAGGTGGCCATCACTCATGTACATTTGAAATTGAGCAGGACAGCCAAACTCAAACTTGACTATGGAGATCTCCACAGCCATCTCAAAGCAAAAGGAATCTTCCAACCCTCACCCAAAGATGTAAGCAATGCAGTGATTGAAATCAGAACTTCAAAATTGCCGGATCCGACAATCATTGGCAATGCAGGCAGTTTCTTTAAAAATCCTGTAGTGAGCTCAAGTCATTTTGATTCTTTAAAAATCAGCTTTCCAAATATTCCGGCCTTCCATCTTGCAAACAATCAGGTCAAAATTCCAGCAGCCTGGTTAATCCAGGAAGCAGGCTTCAAAGGGATACGAAAAGGCAACGTTGGAACCCATACACAACAAGCACTTGTCATCGTAAATTATGGAAACGGGAGTGCTCCGGAAATAATCCTGTTAGCGGATGAGATCAGGGCCTCTGTCCAAAAAATGTTTGGCATTGAGTTGGAACAAGAAGTTCACATATGGTCATAG
- a CDS encoding formate/nitrite transporter family protein, with protein sequence MDPNHIISNAFPPREIARMVEDFGVVKSKTAAWTILILAILAGAFISLGSIFYLFAITGSSLGFGITRIIGGLCFSLGLILVIIAGAELFTGNNLIAMAWASGKIKTREVFRNWLLSYAGNVIGCLITVLLVYLADLGSFAQEEIRQNAYKLAEAKVNLTPTTAFFRAVLCNALVCLAVWLTLGGRSSTDKILSIVFPVTAFVTLGLEHSIANWFFLPYAFISGGNLSMDSIFSNLVFVTLGNIAGGTILVASVYWFAYLSPRQIGD encoded by the coding sequence ATGGATCCAAATCATATCATTTCTAATGCTTTCCCTCCCAGAGAAATCGCTCGAATGGTCGAGGACTTTGGCGTTGTCAAATCCAAAACAGCAGCCTGGACCATTCTCATTCTGGCTATCTTGGCAGGAGCATTTATATCCTTGGGTTCCATCTTTTATTTATTTGCAATAACGGGTAGTTCATTGGGATTTGGAATCACCCGAATCATTGGTGGTTTGTGTTTTAGTTTGGGATTGATCTTAGTGATTATAGCAGGAGCTGAATTGTTTACCGGAAACAACCTAATTGCCATGGCATGGGCCAGCGGAAAGATAAAGACCCGTGAAGTATTCAGAAATTGGCTACTAAGTTATGCCGGCAATGTGATTGGATGCCTTATTACAGTTTTATTGGTTTATCTGGCAGATCTCGGTTCTTTTGCTCAAGAAGAAATCAGGCAAAATGCTTATAAGCTCGCAGAGGCAAAGGTCAATCTAACTCCTACTACTGCTTTTTTTAGAGCGGTCTTGTGCAATGCGTTGGTTTGTCTTGCCGTTTGGTTGACCCTTGGTGGTCGTAGTTCCACCGACAAAATTTTGTCAATTGTCTTTCCTGTGACCGCATTTGTCACACTGGGACTTGAGCATTCGATTGCAAATTGGTTTTTTCTACCCTATGCGTTCATCTCTGGTGGAAATCTTTCAATGGACTCGATTTTTAGTAATTTGGTATTTGTGACCTTGGGAAATATCGCCGGGGGAACCATTTTGGTGGCAAGTGTTTACTGGTTTGCCTATTTAAGTCCCCGACAAATCGGAGATTAA